A genomic region of Paenibacillus sp. PL2-23 contains the following coding sequences:
- the ftsA gene encoding cell division protein FtsA — protein sequence MSSNDIIVSLDIGTSKVRAIIGEMNNGAINIIGVGSADSEGIRKGAIVDIDQTVQSIRNAVEHAERMVGIQISDVYVGIQGNHIALQTNHGVVAVSNEDREIGEEDIERVLQAAKVVALPPEREIINLVPKQYLVDGLEGISDPRGMIGVRLEVEATIVTGTKTAIHNLMRCVEKAGLRISGVILMSLASGVMSLTKDEKMIGTVLVDIGAGSTTIAIYEQGGLAAISTLPIGGEFVTNDIAYGLRTQSDQAEKFKLKYGCAIMADAADDVKFKVSRMGSNLEKEFSQKDLASIIEPRMQEICQLIRQEVRRLGYGDKVNGYVLTGGAAALPGTVALAQYELESSVRIALPDFIGVKDSAYSSGVGMIQYVSKYMGVRGAGAVKKAAASRKAGPAASSKPGMFERIKNMFNEFI from the coding sequence TTGAGCAGTAATGACATCATCGTCAGTTTGGACATCGGTACATCCAAAGTTCGTGCTATTATTGGCGAAATGAATAATGGAGCCATTAATATTATTGGAGTTGGATCTGCTGATTCAGAGGGGATTCGCAAGGGAGCAATCGTCGATATTGACCAGACTGTACAATCGATCCGCAATGCCGTAGAGCATGCTGAGCGTATGGTCGGCATTCAAATATCTGATGTATATGTAGGGATTCAAGGCAATCATATTGCGTTGCAGACCAATCATGGCGTCGTTGCGGTATCCAACGAGGACAGGGAAATTGGAGAAGAGGATATCGAGCGGGTGCTGCAAGCGGCTAAGGTCGTTGCGCTGCCGCCCGAGAGGGAAATTATCAATCTGGTGCCAAAGCAATATTTGGTCGACGGTCTGGAAGGAATTTCGGACCCTCGGGGCATGATAGGGGTAAGGCTTGAGGTTGAAGCGACAATCGTAACAGGCACCAAGACGGCGATACATAATCTGATGCGCTGCGTCGAGAAAGCCGGATTGCGTATTTCCGGCGTTATTCTTATGTCGCTGGCGTCCGGTGTGATGTCGCTTACGAAGGACGAGAAGATGATTGGCACTGTGCTGGTGGATATCGGCGCGGGGTCTACCACAATCGCCATCTATGAGCAAGGCGGCTTAGCCGCGATTTCGACGCTTCCGATCGGCGGCGAATTCGTGACCAACGATATTGCTTATGGACTTCGCACGCAAAGCGATCAAGCAGAGAAGTTCAAGCTGAAGTACGGCTGCGCCATTATGGCTGACGCGGCTGATGATGTGAAATTTAAGGTTTCGCGCATGGGCAGCAACCTGGAGAAGGAATTTTCGCAGAAGGATCTGGCCAGCATTATTGAGCCCCGCATGCAAGAAATTTGCCAGCTTATTCGGCAGGAAGTGCGGCGGCTTGGGTACGGCGACAAAGTGAACGGGTACGTGCTGACGGGTGGAGCGGCTGCTCTTCCAGGCACGGTTGCGCTGGCGCAATACGAGCTGGAAAGCTCGGTTCGCATCGCGCTGCCTGACTTTATCGGCGTGAAGGACTCCGCTTACAGCAGCGGTGTTGGCATGATTCAATATGTTTCGAAGTATATGGGCGTTCGAGGCGCCGGCGCCGTCAAGAAAGCAGCAGCAAGCCGCAAAGCGGGTCCCGCAGCTTCATCTAAACCCGGTATGTTCGAGCGGATCAAAAACATGTTTAACGAATTTATTTGA
- a CDS encoding FtsQ-type POTRA domain-containing protein — protein sequence MNTQMPVLKEPAHKRRGNKKLLAVLFLLFIALLGVLFFNSSISKISEIGIAGMHFTTTEQIAAASKIEVGDPFFQTASDIISRNVKALPQVKEAKVMKVFPGIVKITVQEYPVVAFELSAEGNLTALLSNGTSVSADQDSAQLLDKPVLSGWTAGDPVKNALTEKLALIPQQQLSDLSEISPIPSKAYPDRIRIYTRTHFEVITAVSVLPDKIDALNAVIETQEPGKITMLLADTYVPFQTEGEEGDGAADDRDGS from the coding sequence ATGAACACACAAATGCCTGTGCTGAAGGAGCCCGCACACAAACGCAGAGGCAATAAGAAGCTGCTTGCCGTTCTATTTCTTTTGTTTATTGCCCTGCTAGGCGTCTTATTCTTTAATTCTTCCATTAGCAAAATTTCAGAAATTGGAATAGCCGGCATGCATTTCACCACAACTGAGCAAATTGCCGCCGCCTCCAAGATTGAAGTGGGCGACCCCTTCTTCCAGACGGCGTCGGATATCATATCCCGCAATGTCAAGGCATTGCCTCAAGTGAAGGAAGCCAAGGTCATGAAGGTATTCCCCGGGATTGTCAAAATTACGGTCCAGGAATATCCCGTTGTAGCGTTCGAGCTGTCCGCGGAGGGCAACCTGACTGCGCTGCTGTCGAACGGGACAAGCGTATCCGCTGACCAAGACAGCGCGCAGCTGCTGGACAAGCCCGTTCTATCGGGCTGGACGGCTGGCGATCCCGTCAAAAACGCACTGACAGAGAAGCTTGCGCTTATTCCGCAGCAGCAGCTGTCGGACCTGTCCGAGATTTCGCCTATACCGTCCAAGGCTTATCCGGACCGCATTCGCATCTATACGCGCACGCATTTCGAGGTGATTACGGCGGTTTCCGTGCTTCCAGACAAAATCGACGCGCTGAATGCCGTAATCGAAACGCAGGAGCCTGGCAAAATTACGATGCTGCTCGCCGATACCTATGTGCCCTTCCAAACGGAGGGGGAAGAGGGCGACGGCGCTGCCGACGATCGGGACGGCTCATAA